From Carya illinoinensis cultivar Pawnee chromosome 5, C.illinoinensisPawnee_v1, whole genome shotgun sequence, one genomic window encodes:
- the LOC122309868 gene encoding protein NSP-INTERACTING KINASE 3-like: protein MERSSLMLWKVGLLVLALIKSSSATLSPTGINYEVVALMAIKTDLVDPHNVLENWDINSVDPCSWRMVTCSADGDGHVSALGLPSQNLSGTLSPKIGDLPNLQYLLLQNNAISGPIPTTIGKLEKLQKLDLSNNTFRGEIPSSLGALKNLNYLRLNNNSLTGPCPESLSNIEGLTLVDLSFNNLSGKLPKISARTFKIIGNPLICPKANNSCSAVFPEPLSFSPDALKGQSDSERKSHHVAIAFGASFGSVFFIILVVGLVVWWRYRHNQQIFFDVNDQYDPEVCLGHLRRYTFKELRTATDHFNSKNILGRGGFGIVYKGCLNDGTLVAVKRLKDFNAAAGEIQFQTEVEMISLAVHRNLLRLCGFCSTENERLLVYPYMPNGSVASRLRDHVRGRPALDWTMRKRIALGTARGLVYLHEQCDPKIIHRDVKAANILLDEDFEAVVGDFGLAKLLDHRESHVTTAVRGTVGHIAPEYLSTGQSSEKTDVFGFGILLLELITGQKALDFGRSVNQKGVMLDWVKKLHQDGKLNQMVDKDLKGNFDRVELEEIVQVALICTQFNPSCRPKMSEVLKMLEGDGLAEKWEASQKVETPGFRSCENPPQRYSNFIEESSLVVEAMELSGPR from the exons ATGGAAAGAAGTAGTCTCATGCTCTGGAAAGTAGGTCTGCTGGTTTTAGCATTGATCAAAAGTTCTTCTGCGACGCTTTCTCCAACTGGAATAAACTATGAAG TTGTAGCTTTGATGGCCATAAAAACTGATCTGGTTGATCCGCATAATGTTCTGGAGAATTGGGACATTAATTCTGTAGATCCCTGTAGCTGGAGGATGGTTACCTGTTCTGCCGATGGCGATGGCCATGTTTCTGCTTT agGATTGCCAAGCCAGAACTTGTCTGGTACCTTATCACCAAAGATTGGAGACCTCCCTAACTTGCAATATCT GTTGCTGCAGAACAATGCCATTTCAGGTCCAATTCCAACTACCATTGGAAAGTTGGAGAAGCTTCAGAAACTAGATCTCTCCAACAATACATTCAGGGGTGAAATTCCTAGTTCGTTGGGGGCCCTGAAGAACCTGAATTATCT GAGGTTAAACAACAACAGCCTTACTGGACCCTGTCCTGAGTCTCTATCCAATATTGAAGGTCTCACTCTCGT GGATCTTTCTTTTAACAATCTCAGTGGCAAGTTGCCAAAAATATCAGCAAGAACATTCAA AATTATCGGTAACCCTTTGATTTGTCCAAAGGCCAACAACAGTTGTTCTGCTGTCTTTCCAGAGCCACTGTCCTTCTCACCAGACGCCCTGAAAG GTCAATCAGATTCTGAAAGAAAAAGCCATCATGTGGCGATTGCTTTTGGTGCAAgttttggttctgtttttttcatcattcttgttGTTGGGTTAGTTGTTTGGTGGCGCTACAGACACAACCAGCAGATTTTCTTCGATGTAAACG ATCAATATGACCCTGAGGTATGCCTGGGCCATTTGAGAAGGTATACATTCAAGGAGCTTCGTACTGCAACTGACCACTTCAACTCAAAGAATATTCTAGGGAGAGGTGGTTTTGGGATTGTATACAAGGGATGCTTGAATGATGGAACTCTGGTGGCAGTTAAAAGGCTAAAGGACTTTAATGCAGCTGCTGGTGAAATTCAATTTCAGACAGAAGTTGAGATGATTAGTTTAGCTGTCCATCGGAATCTTCTCAGGCTTTGTGGGTTCTGCTCGACTGAGAATGAGCGGCTCCTTGTTTACCCTTATATGCCCAATGGAAGTGTAGCCTCTCGACTAAGAG atCATGTTCGTGGGCGGCCAGCTTTAGACTGGACAATGCGGAAGAGAATAGCTTTAGGTACAGCAAGGGGGCTAGTGTACTTGCATGAGCAATGTGACCCCAAAATTATCCACCGTGATGTCAAAGCAGCAAATATTTTGCTGGATGAAGACTTTGAGGCAGTTGTTGGAGATTTTGGGTTGGCGAAGCTTTTGGATCACAGAGAATCTCACGTGACCACAGCTGTGCGTGGCACTGTTGGCCACATAGCTCCAGAATACTTGTCAACAGGCCAGTCATCAGAAAAGACTGATGTCTTTGGCTTTGGGATTTTGCTCCTAGAGCTAATCACAGGTCAGAAGGCATTAGATTTCGGACGCTCGGTGAATCAGAAAGGTGTAATGCTTGATTGG GTTAAGAAGCTCCACCAGGATGGAAAACTAAATCAAATGGTAGACAAGGATCTAAAGGGCAATTTTGACAGGGttgagttggaagaaattgtTCAGGTTGCCCTCATATGTACTCAATTCAATCCTTCTTGCCGCCCAAAAATGTCGGAAGTACTAAAAATGTTGGAAGGGGATGGCTTAGCTGAGAAATGGGAAGCCTCACAGAAGGTCGAGACGCCAGGGTTTAGATCTTGTGAAAACCCTCCTCaaagatattcaaattttatagaAGAATCTTCACTTGTGGTGGAAGCAATGGAGCTTTCTGGCCCTAGGTAA
- the LOC122310648 gene encoding protein trichome birefringence-like 2 isoform X2 has product MDMKKLPFSEPFQFPRKKIASGFGLGVGISLLVLVALFLNNSLKNPTRTPLLQGFEGPLPLWSEEGKGPHETHGENVSGVSKKQGLKEANVGGIGSIHSANFTETLNNGSFSLQETNGSMAARSGDSLGSEGVVLENSSANSSESLKNESVLGQEGSVIVNPGLSDKDADSEKKKLVRNSSNWNSVTDKNNVSNFSHNGVLAKAPSREEPVSEVNRPDNSDEYGSSVKRMGSGSYETCDIFDGRWVRDDTKPYYPAGSCPHIDKDFDCHLNGRPDEGYVKWRWQPNGCNIPTLNATDFLERLRGKRLVFVGDSLNRNMWESMVCILRQSVRNKARVYEISGKREFKKKGIYAFRFEDYNCSVDFVSSPFLVRESSFNGRNGSFETLRLDLMDKTTSMYHDADVIVFNTGHWWTHEKTSRGENYYQEGNYVHPTLKVLKAYTRALTTWARWIEKSVNANRTQVFFRGYSVTHFRGGQWNSGGQCHKETEPIFNQTFLAKYPSKMRALEHVLLETRTPVVYLNISRLTDYRKDGHPSIHRMEYKTVEEQIAAERSQDCSHWCLPGVPDTWNELLYASLLKAGKGSWKN; this is encoded by the exons ATGGATATGAAGAAACTGCCGTTTTCAGAGCCATTTCAGTTTCCAAGAAAAAAGATTGCTTCTGGGTTTGGTTTGGGAGTTGGAATTTCTCTCCTTGTTCTTGTTGCACTTTTcctgaacaattcgttgaagaaTCCCACACGGACACCTTTGCTGCAGGGTTTTGAAGGGCCATTGCCGTTG TGGAGTGAAGAAGGAAAGGGGCCCCACGAGACCCACGGAGAAAATGTTTCAGGTGTATCTAAGAAGCAAGGTCTTAAGGAGGCGAATGTGGGAGGGATCGGTTCAATCCATTCGGCGAATTTCACCGAGACTCTTAATAATGGAAGCTTTTCTCTTCAAGAAACAAATGGTTCAATGGCTGCTAGGAGCGGGGATTCTCTGGGTTCTGAAGGAGTAGTTTTAGAGAATTCTTCTGCAAACTCCTCCGAGAGCCtaaaaaatgaaagtgtgcttgGTCAAGAAGGAAGTGTTATTGTAAATCCCGGCCTTTCTGATAAAGATGCGGATTCAGAGAAAAAGAAACTTGTGAGGAATTCAAGTAATTGGAATAGTGTGACAGACAAAAATAATGTGAGcaatttttcacataatggAGTACTTGCTAAAGCCCCTTCTAGAGAAGAACCGGTTTCCGAGGTAAATCGTCCAGATAATTCGGACGAGTATGGTTCTTCAGTAAAGAGAATGGGTAGTGGTTCTTATGAGACATGTGATATCTTTGATGGTAGATGGGTGAGAGATGATACCAAGCCTTACTATCCTGCTGGCTCTTGCCCTCACATTGATAAGGATTTCGATTGTCACCTTAATGGGAGGCCAGATGAAGGATATGTGAAATGGAGATGGCAGCCAAATGGGTGTAACATCCCAAC TCTGAATGCTACTGATTTTCTAGAAAGATTGAGGGGAAAGAGGCTAGTTTTTGTGGGAGATTCACTGAATAGGAACATGTGGGAATCTATGGTGTGCATACTCCGCCAAAGTGTCAGAAACAAAGCTAGAGTTTATGAGATCTCAGGAAAGAGGGAATTCAAGAAGAAGGGAATTTATGCTTTCAGATTTGAG GACTATAATTGTTCGGTGGATTTTGTTAGTTCTCCATTCCTTGTTAGAGAATCATCTTTCAATGGTAGAAATGGATCATTTGAGACGTTAAGATTGGATTTGATGGATAAGACAACTTCAATGTATCATGATGCCGATGTTATAGTCTTCAATACAGGCCACTGGTGGACGCATGAGAAAACATCTAGAGG AGAAAACTATTACCAAGAAGGCAACTATGTGCACCCAACGCTTAAGGTTTTGAAAGCGTACACTAGGGCTCTCACAACTTGGGCCAGATGGATTGAAAAGAGCGTCAATGCCAATCGAACTCAGGTTTTCTTCAGAGGATATTCAGTTACCCATTTCAG AGGAGGCCAGTGGAACTCAGGAGGACAATGCCATAAAGAAACAGAGCCAATTTTCAACCAAACTTTCTTAGCAAAGTACCCTTCAAAAATGAGAGCTTTAGAGCATGTTCTTTTGGAAACAAGGACTCCGGTGGTTTATTTAAACATAAGCAGGCTTACAGATTACAGAAAAGATGGACATCCTTCTATTCATAGAATGGAATACAAGACGGTAGAAGAACAGATTGCCGCCGAGAGATCTCAAGATTGCAGCCATTGGTGCTTGCCCGGAGTACCAGATACGTGGAATGAACTATTATATGCTTCTCTCTTAAAGGCTGGAAAGGGGTCTTGGAAAAACTGA
- the LOC122310648 gene encoding protein trichome birefringence-like 2 isoform X1, protein MDMKKLPFSEPFQFPRKKIASGFGLGVGISLLVLVALFLNNSLKNPTRTPLLQGFEGPLPLASTADFSYSSPSNSSTNATSELPNSVDLMQWSEEGKGPHETHGENVSGVSKKQGLKEANVGGIGSIHSANFTETLNNGSFSLQETNGSMAARSGDSLGSEGVVLENSSANSSESLKNESVLGQEGSVIVNPGLSDKDADSEKKKLVRNSSNWNSVTDKNNVSNFSHNGVLAKAPSREEPVSEVNRPDNSDEYGSSVKRMGSGSYETCDIFDGRWVRDDTKPYYPAGSCPHIDKDFDCHLNGRPDEGYVKWRWQPNGCNIPTLNATDFLERLRGKRLVFVGDSLNRNMWESMVCILRQSVRNKARVYEISGKREFKKKGIYAFRFEDYNCSVDFVSSPFLVRESSFNGRNGSFETLRLDLMDKTTSMYHDADVIVFNTGHWWTHEKTSRGENYYQEGNYVHPTLKVLKAYTRALTTWARWIEKSVNANRTQVFFRGYSVTHFRGGQWNSGGQCHKETEPIFNQTFLAKYPSKMRALEHVLLETRTPVVYLNISRLTDYRKDGHPSIHRMEYKTVEEQIAAERSQDCSHWCLPGVPDTWNELLYASLLKAGKGSWKN, encoded by the exons ATGGATATGAAGAAACTGCCGTTTTCAGAGCCATTTCAGTTTCCAAGAAAAAAGATTGCTTCTGGGTTTGGTTTGGGAGTTGGAATTTCTCTCCTTGTTCTTGTTGCACTTTTcctgaacaattcgttgaagaaTCCCACACGGACACCTTTGCTGCAGGGTTTTGAAGGGCCATTGCCGTTGGCAAGTACTGCTGACTTTTCTTATTCTTCTCCTTCTAATTCTTCTACTAATGCTACTTCAGAGTTGCCTAACTCTGTGGACTTAATGCAGTGGAGTGAAGAAGGAAAGGGGCCCCACGAGACCCACGGAGAAAATGTTTCAGGTGTATCTAAGAAGCAAGGTCTTAAGGAGGCGAATGTGGGAGGGATCGGTTCAATCCATTCGGCGAATTTCACCGAGACTCTTAATAATGGAAGCTTTTCTCTTCAAGAAACAAATGGTTCAATGGCTGCTAGGAGCGGGGATTCTCTGGGTTCTGAAGGAGTAGTTTTAGAGAATTCTTCTGCAAACTCCTCCGAGAGCCtaaaaaatgaaagtgtgcttgGTCAAGAAGGAAGTGTTATTGTAAATCCCGGCCTTTCTGATAAAGATGCGGATTCAGAGAAAAAGAAACTTGTGAGGAATTCAAGTAATTGGAATAGTGTGACAGACAAAAATAATGTGAGcaatttttcacataatggAGTACTTGCTAAAGCCCCTTCTAGAGAAGAACCGGTTTCCGAGGTAAATCGTCCAGATAATTCGGACGAGTATGGTTCTTCAGTAAAGAGAATGGGTAGTGGTTCTTATGAGACATGTGATATCTTTGATGGTAGATGGGTGAGAGATGATACCAAGCCTTACTATCCTGCTGGCTCTTGCCCTCACATTGATAAGGATTTCGATTGTCACCTTAATGGGAGGCCAGATGAAGGATATGTGAAATGGAGATGGCAGCCAAATGGGTGTAACATCCCAAC TCTGAATGCTACTGATTTTCTAGAAAGATTGAGGGGAAAGAGGCTAGTTTTTGTGGGAGATTCACTGAATAGGAACATGTGGGAATCTATGGTGTGCATACTCCGCCAAAGTGTCAGAAACAAAGCTAGAGTTTATGAGATCTCAGGAAAGAGGGAATTCAAGAAGAAGGGAATTTATGCTTTCAGATTTGAG GACTATAATTGTTCGGTGGATTTTGTTAGTTCTCCATTCCTTGTTAGAGAATCATCTTTCAATGGTAGAAATGGATCATTTGAGACGTTAAGATTGGATTTGATGGATAAGACAACTTCAATGTATCATGATGCCGATGTTATAGTCTTCAATACAGGCCACTGGTGGACGCATGAGAAAACATCTAGAGG AGAAAACTATTACCAAGAAGGCAACTATGTGCACCCAACGCTTAAGGTTTTGAAAGCGTACACTAGGGCTCTCACAACTTGGGCCAGATGGATTGAAAAGAGCGTCAATGCCAATCGAACTCAGGTTTTCTTCAGAGGATATTCAGTTACCCATTTCAG AGGAGGCCAGTGGAACTCAGGAGGACAATGCCATAAAGAAACAGAGCCAATTTTCAACCAAACTTTCTTAGCAAAGTACCCTTCAAAAATGAGAGCTTTAGAGCATGTTCTTTTGGAAACAAGGACTCCGGTGGTTTATTTAAACATAAGCAGGCTTACAGATTACAGAAAAGATGGACATCCTTCTATTCATAGAATGGAATACAAGACGGTAGAAGAACAGATTGCCGCCGAGAGATCTCAAGATTGCAGCCATTGGTGCTTGCCCGGAGTACCAGATACGTGGAATGAACTATTATATGCTTCTCTCTTAAAGGCTGGAAAGGGGTCTTGGAAAAACTGA